The following coding sequences are from one Planctomicrobium piriforme window:
- a CDS encoding putative signal transducing protein — MAEEALVPVYQAANVGRAEVIRSALEDAGIHCAIENELQAGFSGVLQCRLLVLQSDVAAAQAFINEHEAAAR; from the coding sequence ATGGCGGAAGAAGCACTCGTGCCGGTGTATCAGGCGGCGAACGTGGGTCGGGCGGAAGTGATTCGCTCGGCGCTGGAAGATGCCGGAATTCACTGCGCCATCGAAAACGAACTACAGGCCGGCTTCAGCGGCGTCCTGCAATGCCGCCTGCTGGTGCTGCAATCCGATGTTGCGGCCGCTCAGGCGTTCATCAATGAACATGAAGCAGCAGCACGATAG
- a CDS encoding TrmH family RNA methyltransferase — MSSLRLTNPHSVLAALQTRPADVLEIHASPARSNDGWLRVIDEARGRRIPVREPLARESAGRRPNQEGGRVGTTFAVVREQSGIPLKDLFSPDVPRGIWLALDQLQDPHNVGAVFRTAAFFGVKGIMLTVDRSAPLSPAVYDVASGGVEYVPFTLQTNLARGIDVAKENNMWVLGSSEHAEMNIANVDRDRRWLVVIGNEEKGLRRLTLDRCDQVCQIPPVGQVDSLNVSVAAGILMATLSR; from the coding sequence ATGAGCTCGCTCCGACTCACCAATCCGCACAGCGTTCTGGCGGCACTGCAGACCCGGCCTGCCGACGTGCTGGAAATTCATGCCAGCCCCGCCCGCAGCAACGACGGCTGGCTGCGCGTGATCGACGAAGCACGCGGACGACGGATTCCCGTCCGCGAGCCGCTCGCACGGGAAAGTGCAGGTCGTCGCCCCAATCAGGAAGGGGGCCGAGTCGGGACCACGTTTGCAGTTGTCCGCGAGCAGTCCGGTATTCCTCTCAAGGATCTCTTCAGTCCCGATGTGCCGCGGGGAATCTGGCTGGCGCTGGACCAGTTGCAGGATCCGCACAACGTCGGGGCCGTGTTCCGCACCGCCGCGTTCTTCGGCGTGAAAGGGATCATGCTCACGGTCGATCGCTCGGCCCCGCTCTCTCCGGCGGTCTACGATGTTGCCAGCGGGGGCGTTGAATACGTTCCCTTCACATTGCAGACCAACCTGGCCCGCGGCATCGACGTCGCCAAAGAGAACAACATGTGGGTGCTGGGGAGTTCAGAGCATGCCGAGATGAACATCGCCAACGTCGACCGCGATCGACGCTGGCTGGTGGTCATTGGCAACGAAGAGAAAGGGCTGCGTCGACTGACGCTCGACCGCTGCGATCAGGTGTGCCAGATCCCGCCAGTCGGACAGGTTGACTCGCTGAATGTCTCGGTGGCCGCAGGCATTCTGATGGCCACGCTGTCACGTTGA
- a CDS encoding ParA family protein has protein sequence MRTIAVMNQKGGVGKTTSSVNLAAGLARQGRRVCLIDLDPQAHASLHLGVEVASGAHSIYQVFAGARGFNDICQMVGQNLWLAPSDLDLAATELELVDAQGREFILRTALQTAAAYEKFDYIIMDCPPSLGVLTINSLSSASEVFIPLQPHFFALQGLSKLFETTALVARRLNRNLKVTGIMLCLYETGTRLAGDVTDDLMMFLNGSDPHAPWAQAKVFQSRIRRNIKLAEAPSHGQSIFDYAAGSTGSQDYQNLVQEVIAAEAALSGGQTRAAA, from the coding sequence ATGCGTACCATCGCGGTGATGAATCAGAAGGGGGGAGTCGGCAAGACCACCTCCAGCGTGAACCTGGCCGCCGGACTGGCTCGTCAGGGACGACGCGTCTGCCTGATCGACCTCGATCCTCAGGCCCATGCTTCTCTGCACCTGGGAGTGGAAGTCGCCAGCGGCGCCCATTCGATTTATCAGGTGTTCGCCGGCGCACGGGGCTTTAACGACATCTGCCAGATGGTCGGCCAGAATCTCTGGCTCGCCCCCTCCGACCTCGACCTCGCCGCCACCGAACTCGAACTGGTGGATGCCCAGGGCCGCGAATTCATTCTCCGCACCGCCCTGCAGACCGCCGCGGCTTACGAGAAATTCGACTACATCATCATGGACTGCCCTCCCTCACTGGGAGTGCTGACGATCAATTCCCTGTCGTCTGCTTCAGAAGTGTTCATCCCGCTGCAACCGCACTTCTTCGCACTGCAGGGCTTATCCAAACTGTTTGAGACCACCGCCCTCGTCGCCCGACGCCTGAACCGGAACCTCAAGGTCACCGGCATCATGCTCTGCCTGTATGAAACCGGAACGCGACTCGCCGGCGACGTCACCGACGATCTGATGATGTTCCTCAACGGCAGCGACCCTCACGCCCCCTGGGCTCAGGCGAAAGTCTTCCAGTCCCGCATTCGCCGCAACATCAAACTCGCCGAAGCTCCCAGTCACGGGCAGTCGATCTTCGACTACGCCGCAGGCTCCACCGGCTCGCAGGACTACCAGAACCTCGTGCAGGAAGTGATCGCGGCAGAAGCAGCATTGAGCGGCGGGCAGACGCGCGCGGCGGCATAG
- a CDS encoding nitroreductase family protein — protein sequence MTNFDFTPSASDLAQLMRSRRTVNDFRPQVPTQEIILQAIDVARWAPNHKLTEPWRFHLIGPETAAKIVDLNARITAAEKGPSAAETKRAKWSQIPGWLAVTSLRSADRVRDDENYAAVCCAIQNLTLLLWEQGVGSKWTTGGVTRHPEFQQLLGLNSETDRMVGLLWYGYPAARPEMQRRPVSEITQIYP from the coding sequence ATGACAAATTTCGACTTCACCCCCTCTGCCTCCGATCTCGCTCAACTCATGCGGAGTCGGCGGACGGTTAATGATTTTCGACCGCAGGTACCCACGCAGGAAATCATCCTGCAGGCGATCGATGTTGCCCGTTGGGCGCCCAATCACAAGTTGACTGAACCGTGGCGGTTTCATCTCATCGGGCCTGAGACGGCGGCGAAAATCGTCGATCTCAATGCCCGGATCACGGCTGCTGAAAAAGGTCCGTCTGCTGCCGAAACCAAACGGGCGAAGTGGTCGCAGATTCCCGGTTGGCTCGCCGTGACATCTCTACGATCGGCCGATCGGGTGCGGGATGATGAGAACTACGCCGCGGTCTGCTGTGCCATTCAGAATCTCACGCTGCTGCTCTGGGAACAGGGAGTCGGCAGCAAGTGGACAACCGGAGGGGTCACCCGTCATCCGGAGTTCCAACAGTTGCTGGGACTCAATTCGGAGACCGACCGCATGGTCGGACTGCTGTGGTACGGTTATCCTGCGGCCCGGCCTGAAATGCAGCGTCGTCCCGTTTCCGAAATCACACAGATTTACCCATGA
- the murJ gene encoding murein biosynthesis integral membrane protein MurJ: protein MAEASETDSNEATRSTGTVGVMASLRLVSLGTLLSRVLGLLRDMGMTALFGGGTILDAFIVAFRIPNLARQVLGEGALSTAFLPVFIRSRELHGDLAARQTLTLVTIVLTAAMTAIVIVAELGIMLVCGTWQLEESTRLLLVLLALMLPYALLICLAAVFCAALNALRQFVRPAFVPVVLNAIWLAGMGIVSHAALTHSAQAYWLAVFVTAAGVAQLVLPYFALRKSGMGLVRQWSGGWGDVREIIHSMLPVLIGMSILQASAVFDSFVAWGLSRPDDGSTAWCQAIGITPILEAGTASAIYIGQRMFQFPLGVFGIALGTVLYPVLTQHAQRGQLDLLRIDLSRGLRIVIAVGVPASAGLCIIAWPLTLAMFRHGNFTTEDALLTSRMIGIYGAGVWSYIGVAILNRAWYATGDRLTPMRLGLVALLLNQVLNLTLIWWVGGIGLALGSVISSGVLCLVTLWRLDLHVGPMDWPAIGKTLVKGLFATAVMTVASLAVMSLLPPPTGMLSKLMLLLAPCVTGAVVYLVVSKLTGMSELEELLTKR from the coding sequence GTGGCGGAGGCGTCCGAGACTGATTCCAATGAAGCAACCCGCAGCACGGGGACCGTGGGGGTGATGGCCAGTTTGCGGCTGGTCAGTCTGGGGACGTTGCTCTCCCGGGTGCTGGGATTGCTGCGGGATATGGGGATGACCGCGCTATTTGGCGGCGGCACGATTCTCGATGCTTTTATCGTGGCGTTTCGGATTCCGAATCTCGCCCGACAGGTGTTGGGGGAAGGGGCGCTCAGTACCGCTTTCTTGCCCGTGTTCATCCGCAGTCGCGAATTGCATGGAGACCTGGCGGCCAGACAAACGCTGACGCTGGTGACGATCGTGCTCACGGCGGCCATGACCGCGATCGTGATCGTGGCCGAGCTGGGGATCATGCTTGTCTGCGGAACATGGCAGCTTGAAGAGTCGACGCGGTTGCTCTTGGTGCTGCTGGCACTGATGCTGCCGTATGCATTGTTGATCTGCCTGGCAGCCGTATTTTGCGCAGCGTTGAATGCGCTGCGACAGTTTGTGCGGCCGGCATTTGTGCCGGTGGTGCTCAATGCGATCTGGCTGGCAGGCATGGGAATCGTCTCACATGCCGCCCTCACGCACTCGGCGCAGGCGTACTGGCTGGCTGTGTTCGTCACGGCGGCGGGAGTCGCGCAGTTGGTGCTGCCGTACTTCGCATTGCGAAAGTCGGGCATGGGACTGGTTCGACAATGGTCGGGCGGCTGGGGCGATGTGCGCGAGATCATTCACTCCATGCTGCCGGTGCTGATCGGGATGTCGATACTGCAGGCGAGCGCCGTGTTCGACAGCTTCGTCGCGTGGGGACTCTCACGTCCGGATGACGGCAGCACGGCGTGGTGTCAGGCGATTGGAATTACGCCGATTCTCGAAGCCGGCACCGCCTCGGCGATTTATATCGGACAGCGGATGTTCCAGTTTCCGCTCGGGGTTTTTGGGATTGCACTGGGGACGGTGCTGTACCCGGTGCTGACGCAGCATGCGCAGCGCGGGCAGCTTGATCTGTTGCGGATTGACCTGAGTCGCGGCCTGCGGATTGTGATCGCGGTGGGTGTGCCGGCCAGTGCAGGCCTGTGCATCATCGCGTGGCCGTTGACGCTGGCGATGTTTCGTCACGGAAATTTCACGACGGAAGATGCGCTGCTCACTTCACGCATGATTGGCATCTATGGGGCCGGGGTGTGGAGCTACATCGGCGTCGCCATTCTCAATAGAGCGTGGTACGCCACCGGCGACCGCCTGACTCCGATGCGGTTGGGGCTAGTGGCGCTGTTGCTGAATCAGGTGTTGAATCTGACTCTGATCTGGTGGGTCGGCGGGATCGGCCTCGCGCTTGGCAGTGTGATCTCGAGCGGCGTGCTCTGTCTGGTGACGTTGTGGCGGCTCGACCTGCATGTCGGCCCGATGGATTGGCCGGCGATTGGGAAGACGCTGGTGAAAGGCTTGTTCGCGACCGCCGTCATGACGGTCGCCAGCCTGGCCGTGATGTCGCTCTTGCCGCCGCCAACCGGAATGCTCAGCAAGCTGATGCTGTTGCTGGCACCTTGCGTGACCGGCGCTGTCGTTTATCTCGTGGTCTCGAAACTCACCGGGATGAGTGAGCTGGAAGAGTTGTTGACCAAGCGGTGA
- the ligA gene encoding NAD-dependent DNA ligase LigA → MRPGPAEEVEQLRRELRRHNRLYYVEAAPEITDREFDQLMTRLQELERAHPELDAPDSPSHQVGGEPIGSFQTVEHRQPMLSIDNVYTEEAVREFDQRVRKLLDVSEVEYAIEYKIDGVALALIYEEGRFVQGVTRGDGRRGDDITHNARTVRGVPLRLETNDPPARLEIRGEAYLTNADFAHLRAEQESRNEEPYANPRNTTAGALKLLDPKLCAARRIRFLAHGLGDQEGLKAATHQEYLKWLREAGVPTTPHVAVCHGIDKTLAHCQTMMEALHELEFEVDGLVIKVNRFEERAGLGNTSKSPRWLVAYKWEKYEAVTQVESIEIQVGKTGTLTPVANLKPVLIAGSTISRTSLHNRDELARLGIRIGDWVVVEKAGKVIPHVLRVEEHRRTGEEQVYEFPTHCPECGEPVVQDEGGVYIRCQNPACPAQLRESLRFFASRQGMEIDGMGIKVIEQLIAAGLLGSFADIYRLKEHREKLVELERMGDKSVDHLLGGIEASKQQPLWRLLCGLNIRHVGTSNARILADTFGTLDEIRVQSSETLSEVNEIGPVIAKSVADFFHSETGNRIVEELRTFGLNFGSPVTRKTAESDAEGPLAGMSIVVTGTLEHFKRDEIKDVIHAHGGKAASSVSKKTDFVVAGESAGSKLDKARELGVKVITEQEFRQMIGDST, encoded by the coding sequence ATGCGACCGGGTCCGGCGGAAGAAGTCGAACAACTGCGGCGGGAACTCCGCCGGCACAACCGTTTGTATTATGTCGAGGCTGCGCCAGAGATTACAGATCGCGAGTTCGATCAGCTCATGACCCGTCTGCAGGAGCTGGAACGGGCGCATCCGGAGCTCGATGCCCCCGACAGCCCCTCTCATCAGGTGGGGGGGGAACCGATTGGCAGCTTCCAGACGGTCGAGCATCGCCAGCCGATGCTGTCGATCGACAATGTCTACACCGAAGAGGCGGTTCGCGAGTTCGATCAGCGGGTCCGCAAACTGCTGGATGTGAGCGAAGTCGAATATGCGATCGAATACAAAATCGACGGCGTCGCCCTGGCTCTGATCTATGAAGAAGGCCGGTTCGTACAGGGGGTGACCAGAGGGGACGGTCGCCGGGGAGACGACATCACCCATAACGCCCGAACCGTGCGGGGAGTGCCGCTGCGGCTGGAGACGAACGATCCGCCGGCGCGACTCGAGATCCGGGGCGAAGCGTATCTCACGAATGCCGACTTTGCCCATCTGAGGGCGGAGCAGGAGAGCCGGAATGAAGAGCCCTATGCGAACCCGAGGAACACGACGGCAGGGGCGCTCAAGCTGCTCGACCCCAAGCTCTGCGCAGCGCGGCGGATTCGGTTCCTGGCGCACGGCCTGGGGGATCAAGAGGGACTCAAGGCAGCGACTCATCAGGAATATCTGAAATGGCTTCGCGAGGCGGGTGTGCCGACGACTCCGCATGTGGCGGTCTGCCATGGGATCGACAAGACGCTCGCCCATTGCCAGACGATGATGGAAGCGCTGCACGAACTGGAGTTCGAGGTCGACGGGCTGGTCATCAAGGTAAACCGGTTTGAGGAACGGGCAGGGCTGGGGAATACTTCAAAAAGTCCCCGCTGGCTGGTCGCTTATAAATGGGAAAAGTACGAGGCGGTGACTCAGGTCGAATCGATCGAGATTCAAGTTGGCAAGACCGGCACGCTGACGCCGGTGGCGAATCTGAAACCTGTGCTGATCGCCGGATCGACGATCAGCAGAACCAGTCTGCACAACCGAGATGAATTGGCGCGGCTGGGGATTCGTATCGGCGACTGGGTGGTCGTTGAGAAGGCAGGCAAGGTAATTCCTCATGTCCTGCGGGTGGAAGAGCATCGCCGGACTGGAGAAGAACAGGTTTATGAATTCCCGACGCACTGCCCGGAATGCGGCGAGCCGGTCGTGCAGGATGAGGGGGGCGTCTATATCCGCTGTCAGAATCCTGCCTGTCCAGCGCAGTTGAGAGAGAGCCTGCGTTTCTTCGCCTCGCGACAGGGGATGGAAATCGACGGGATGGGGATCAAGGTGATCGAACAGCTGATCGCCGCGGGACTGTTGGGGAGCTTTGCGGATATTTATCGGCTCAAGGAACACCGGGAAAAGCTGGTTGAGCTGGAACGCATGGGTGACAAGTCGGTCGATCACCTGTTGGGGGGAATCGAAGCGTCCAAGCAGCAACCGTTATGGCGGTTGCTGTGCGGGTTGAATATCCGCCATGTCGGGACCAGCAATGCGCGGATTCTGGCCGACACGTTCGGCACGCTGGATGAGATTCGCGTGCAGTCCTCAGAGACGCTCTCAGAAGTGAATGAGATTGGCCCTGTCATCGCGAAGTCTGTGGCAGATTTCTTTCATTCTGAAACCGGCAATCGGATTGTCGAGGAACTAAGAACCTTCGGTCTGAACTTTGGCTCGCCAGTGACGAGGAAGACGGCGGAGTCCGATGCCGAGGGCCCGCTGGCCGGAATGTCGATTGTCGTGACCGGCACGCTGGAGCATTTCAAACGGGATGAAATCAAGGATGTGATTCATGCACATGGCGGCAAAGCGGCGAGCAGCGTTTCAAAGAAAACCGACTTTGTGGTCGCGGGCGAGAGCGCCGGAAGTAAACTCGACAAAGCCCGGGAACTGGGAGTGAAAGTCATCACCGAACAGGAATTCCGGCAGATGATCGGCGACTCAACATGA
- a CDS encoding NAD(P)H-hydrate dehydratase, whose amino-acid sequence MTLQRVTTIAKPPRRPAESHKGTFGRVLIVAGSPGMSGAAALAGLGALRGGAGLVYIATPKSLLPIVGAIEPSYLTLPLSDGDDGQLATSALAEIEAAMEGKNACGIGPGLGASPSVQKVVTTLYRTAKLPMLFDADALNCLSKEREILSSPGGPRILTPHPGEFARLIDSDIKTVQANREKLAIEFAAENKVVLVLKGHATVVTDGERVYTNTTGNSGMATGGTGDVLTGLTTALLAQQMPTFEAAQLAVFLHGRAGDLAAEELSEPGLIASDLARFLGKAWLSL is encoded by the coding sequence ATGACTCTGCAGCGCGTCACCACCATTGCGAAACCTCCCCGACGGCCGGCCGAATCGCACAAAGGCACCTTCGGCCGCGTGCTGATCGTGGCCGGCAGTCCAGGCATGTCCGGCGCGGCGGCTCTCGCTGGCCTTGGGGCGTTACGCGGCGGCGCGGGATTGGTTTACATCGCGACCCCAAAGAGCTTGCTGCCGATTGTGGGAGCAATCGAGCCTTCGTACCTCACGCTGCCGCTGAGCGACGGAGACGATGGTCAACTTGCAACTTCTGCCCTTGCTGAGATTGAAGCGGCGATGGAAGGGAAGAACGCCTGTGGCATTGGACCTGGCCTGGGGGCTTCGCCCTCCGTGCAAAAAGTCGTGACGACGCTCTATCGCACCGCCAAGTTGCCGATGCTGTTCGATGCGGATGCGCTGAATTGTCTGTCGAAAGAGCGGGAGATCCTTTCCTCGCCTGGCGGACCCCGAATCCTGACGCCGCATCCCGGTGAGTTTGCCCGACTCATCGATTCCGATATCAAAACGGTGCAGGCAAATCGCGAGAAGCTGGCCATTGAGTTTGCGGCGGAGAACAAGGTGGTACTGGTCCTCAAAGGACATGCCACGGTCGTGACGGATGGCGAACGGGTCTACACCAACACCACCGGTAATAGCGGGATGGCAACCGGCGGCACTGGAGATGTGCTGACCGGACTGACCACCGCCTTGCTGGCGCAGCAGATGCCGACGTTCGAGGCCGCACAGTTGGCGGTGTTTCTCCATGGCCGAGCAGGGGATCTGGCCGCGGAAGAACTCTCCGAGCCGGGCCTGATCGCCTCGGAT
- a CDS encoding EF-hand domain-containing protein has protein sequence MMPHRTAISAWFLPLACWLVVSGLTLSVQGAETRRRLVFLGPESARILELAIVGGRFSVEETRKRYADGVFQSLDRNGDGQLNGEEAEAIPADGRLRFNGPMLGSDWGMADHSPQNGHISPEELLSFFNKVGGPAVAIVQRPPRLSQSVRLDGELDLNHDGRIDAVEIQQGFEALKSFDFDDDETLSVAELQPFPLSVRQAQRQAQVDSDPSPLHFISTPEECETVAEVIWQRYFTGGRDEIAGTQIKGSVAFDRNGDGRCSREEIADSLKILPAEETLTVILEAGSVVRGKERAVRFAHPTLNLGGVPVEFRAENKASQLGDSTKLYKIRFRTSDGDKDGLLDESEFGGLQADVPFAAVDLNHDGNVTLPEIDAYFSLDGLSRQRQYVVTLSNERITLFDILDARGGVTVGEKTFGDQRLTPREFLEGAQRLLAYDRDQDKALTALELVDNFRVAISQPELLDETPLSDQMMMTTGNRPTMPESDSGPLWFRRMDRNGDGELTWREFLGPRETFVELDRNSDGLIEEAEATDFK, from the coding sequence ATGATGCCTCATCGAACTGCAATCTCTGCGTGGTTCCTGCCGCTCGCCTGTTGGCTCGTGGTCAGTGGGCTTACGTTGTCAGTGCAGGGGGCCGAAACCCGTCGACGTCTGGTGTTTCTGGGACCGGAGTCAGCTCGCATTCTCGAACTGGCGATCGTTGGTGGACGCTTCAGTGTGGAGGAAACGCGGAAGCGATACGCAGACGGCGTCTTCCAGTCGCTGGATCGGAATGGGGACGGCCAGTTGAATGGAGAAGAAGCGGAGGCGATTCCGGCTGACGGTCGCCTGCGATTCAATGGGCCGATGTTAGGCTCAGACTGGGGAATGGCGGATCACTCTCCGCAAAATGGGCATATTTCACCAGAGGAATTGCTGTCATTCTTCAATAAAGTAGGCGGGCCGGCGGTGGCAATTGTGCAACGCCCGCCCCGACTCTCGCAGTCGGTCCGATTGGATGGCGAACTCGACCTCAATCACGATGGCCGGATCGATGCCGTCGAGATTCAGCAGGGATTCGAGGCGCTCAAGTCATTCGATTTCGATGATGACGAAACTCTGAGCGTCGCCGAACTGCAGCCATTCCCGCTCTCGGTGCGTCAGGCGCAACGACAGGCCCAGGTCGACAGTGATCCCTCACCGCTGCATTTCATTTCGACGCCAGAGGAATGTGAGACCGTTGCTGAAGTCATCTGGCAGCGTTACTTCACCGGCGGACGGGACGAAATTGCGGGAACTCAGATCAAGGGGAGCGTGGCGTTTGATCGTAATGGAGACGGGCGGTGCAGTCGGGAAGAGATTGCCGACTCGCTGAAAATACTCCCTGCTGAAGAAACGCTCACGGTGATTCTTGAAGCCGGAAGCGTGGTCCGGGGGAAAGAACGGGCGGTGCGGTTCGCACATCCGACGCTGAATCTGGGGGGCGTGCCGGTCGAGTTTCGGGCGGAGAACAAGGCCTCGCAGTTGGGGGACAGCACCAAGCTCTACAAGATCCGCTTTCGAACGTCCGATGGAGACAAGGACGGGCTGCTCGATGAATCGGAGTTTGGCGGATTACAGGCTGATGTCCCCTTTGCTGCGGTCGATCTGAATCATGATGGGAATGTCACGCTGCCGGAGATCGACGCCTACTTTTCACTCGATGGCCTGTCGCGGCAACGGCAGTATGTGGTGACCCTTTCCAACGAACGGATCACGCTCTTTGATATTCTCGATGCCAGAGGAGGGGTGACTGTCGGCGAGAAAACATTTGGAGACCAGCGGCTGACTCCACGCGAGTTTCTGGAAGGGGCACAGCGGTTGCTGGCTTATGACCGAGATCAGGACAAAGCGCTGACAGCGCTGGAACTGGTCGACAATTTTCGCGTGGCGATCAGTCAGCCTGAACTGCTGGATGAAACCCCATTATCGGATCAGATGATGATGACGACCGGCAACCGGCCGACCATGCCGGAAAGCGACAGCGGCCCCTTGTGGTTTCGCCGCATGGACCGGAACGGTGACGGAGAACTCACCTGGCGCGAATTTTTAGGCCCGCGCGAAACATTCGTGGAACTGGACCGCAACAGCGACGGCCTGATCGAAGAAGCCGAAGCAACCGATTTCAAATGA